Genomic segment of Candidatus Binatus sp.:
ATCAGCGCGTTCCATCCGCCGCCCCAGGCAGTGATGCTGCCGGTGATAAGCGACGGCATGACCGCGGGGATGGTTAGTTTGCGCCATCGCGCGAAGCGCGAGAGGCCGAACGCGCGCGCGGCTTCCTTCAGATCCTCGGGCACCTGGTTGATGCCGGCGAGCAGGTTGAAGAGCAGGTACCATTGCATCCCGGTGAGGATGAGCAGGATCGAGGCGAGATTCATCCCGCCGGTGACGCGGATGACGAAGAGAACGATCAGCGGGAAGAGCGCGGTCGCGGGCATCGAGCCGATGATCTCGGCGACCGGCGAAAGGATGCGATTGAAGCGCGGACTCTCGCCCGCGGCGAGCGCGACGGGCAGCGTCCACGCGAGCGAAATGAGATATGCGAGGATCATGCGAATCGTGGAGGCGACGATCGCGGACGGAATCAGGCGCACGTCGGCGGGCCACGGCTGCGCGAGGGTTCGCGCCAGTGCCAGCAGACCGGCGGCGATCGCCCATCCGCTGAAAAATACGACGATCGCGATCACCGTGTTGCGGGCGATCCTGGCGGCGCGGTTGGAGGCTTCGGCGGAGAGAATCCGCACGCGCGGGATGCGCTCGATCGCGCTCGAGATCGCGCGGAGCGGCGGAACCAGGATCAATCGGAGCATCCGCGTCACGGCCGGACCGATCCCTGCGAGCGCATCGAACATGCCGAGCGACGCGGCGGGGCCGGACGACGCGGCGAATTCGTACTTGAACTTTTCGGCCCACGATGAGAGCGGCTGCCATACGATCGTGTCCATCGCGACGATGATCGCGAGCAGCGCGAGCAATCCCGCGATCAGGTCGGCCTTGTCGCCGCGATTGGCCGCGTCCATCAGGAAGGAGCCGAGCCCGGGCAAATGATAGTTGGCGGGGCCGACCGTGATGATTTCGCAGGCGATCAGGAAGTACCATCCGGCGACCCACGACAGGATCGAATTATAGACGAGCTTCGGCATGCAGGCGGGCAGCAGCAGGCGCTTGAATTTGAGCCAGCCGCGCGCGCCGAAGGCGTCGAGCGCTTCGGCGGAATCGGCGGGGATGGTTTTGACCGCCTCGAACACGCCGAGCGCCATGTTCCACGCCTGGCTGGTGAAAATCAGGAACACCGCGGCCATCTCGACGCCGAAGCGGCTGCCGTTGGCGAGCGCGACGAAAAAATAAACCGCGGCGGGGAAGAAGCCGACGACCGGCACGGATTGCGCGATGTCAATCGCGGGGATCATGACACGTTCGTAAATTCCGCCGCGGGCGGCGGCCATGCCGTAAACGATCGAAAAGACGAGCGCGAGAAAATACGCGGCGAGCATGCGATCGAACGAACAGAATGCATAATATGGAAGATGCTCGATCGAGATCGGCAGCCGCGGCGCGGCGATGCGTGCGTGCCCGCGATAGGCGAAAAAAAGCGCGATGATCGCCGCGAGCGCGAGGAAAGACAACGCTCCGTTGACCAGGGTCCGCGTGCTGATCTTAAACCTGAACATTGGCCGTGACTCGAAACAAGCAGCATAACGGTTTCGCGCAAGTCACGGCATCATTGCAAGCCGGTGAACAATGAATCTTGAGCGCAATCGCAGCAGGGGCGGATGGCAAGCATAGAGACGAAGCCGTTGGAGGGGTCATCGCTCGGGCCAGAGGTGGAGGTACGGCGCGAGGAGATCGATGGCGCGATGACGCCGGCGCGGCGCAGGCTGAGTCACGAGCGGCTTGCGCGGCCGGTGCACGTCGTGACGGCGGAGCATCTCGGCTGGTATGCGATCGCGATCTGGGCGGTGGCGACGCGCTTGATAGCTCTGGGAGCGCGTCCGCTCGATCCTGCGCCAGCGCGCATCGCGATGCTCGAGTACGCGCTCGCGAAAGATGGATTGGTGGCGGTATTCGAGCATCCGGGGGTGCACGCGTCGTGGCCGGAGATTATGCAAGCGTGGATTTTCGCGGCGCTCGGCGCGACCGATTTTACGTCGCGAATCGTGCTGGCGGTTTGCGCGCTGATACTGATCGGCGCGGCCGCTGCGATGCGTCCATATCTCGGGCGCGCGGGCGCGATGGGATTTGCGGGCTT
This window contains:
- a CDS encoding ABC transporter permease subunit, which codes for MFRFKISTRTLVNGALSFLALAAIIALFFAYRGHARIAAPRLPISIEHLPYYAFCSFDRMLAAYFLALVFSIVYGMAAARGGIYERVMIPAIDIAQSVPVVGFFPAAVYFFVALANGSRFGVEMAAVFLIFTSQAWNMALGVFEAVKTIPADSAEALDAFGARGWLKFKRLLLPACMPKLVYNSILSWVAGWYFLIACEIITVGPANYHLPGLGSFLMDAANRGDKADLIAGLLALLAIIVAMDTIVWQPLSSWAEKFKYEFAASSGPAASLGMFDALAGIGPAVTRMLRLILVPPLRAISSAIERIPRVRILSAEASNRAARIARNTVIAIVVFFSGWAIAAGLLALARTLAQPWPADVRLIPSAIVASTIRMILAYLISLAWTLPVALAAGESPRFNRILSPVAEIIGSMPATALFPLIVLFVIRVTGGMNLASILLILTGMQWYLLFNLLAGINQVPEDLKEAARAFGLSRFARWRKLTIPAVMPSLITGSITAWGGGWNALILSEYFVYQGHTYEVLGLGALLDAATYKTGNGVMILLSLLSMIAVVIMLNRLIWRRLYDIATERYRLDY